A genomic region of Desulfosarcina ovata subsp. ovata contains the following coding sequences:
- a CDS encoding PilT/PilU family type 4a pilus ATPase has translation MSVHPSPQAPNDIKKRRIGEQLLDDGLINSEQLQQVLNRQAQVGGKLGSIMIEMGFVELDDLLDLLSRKFGVPGVNLYQRNIGKNVLHLLPIEKMVAKRVLPVSLDGQNLVLAMVNPQDFATISELEFSLGKKIRPVVMPAFMLDSAIRSVSANPDGDLQGAVLAELVEMEKSEKSPRLMPLLRYLKKTGANDMIFTVGSPPSIKVANSLKRMAIPPLTPEDCIGYVREMLSDEGWHEFQKKTDHEFTITSKELGRFRAALYRQRNSVAIALRPILDDMPPLSELNLPEWIAKFALRSQGLILVSSPAGHGKTTTLSALVDIINSRRGCNIITMEDPVEFLHKHKKSNISQREVGRDVPSFGQGMRHMLRHSPDVIVVGEMRDRETFRIALQAANSGHLVLSTVHSDNSTSIIERVVNMFEPFEQNLIRMTLAESLLISIAQRLVTRKDGNGRMLALEYFVNSHRMKGFIREGKTHQVRTQMQTGSDDFSSIDISLAKLVKQGLIRVEDGLTHCEDDSFFRSLVQPADKN, from the coding sequence ATGAGCGTTCACCCCTCCCCCCAAGCTCCCAACGATATAAAAAAGCGGCGTATCGGCGAGCAACTGCTCGACGACGGCCTTATCAATTCGGAACAGCTCCAGCAGGTGCTCAATCGGCAGGCCCAGGTCGGCGGAAAGTTGGGTTCCATCATGATCGAAATGGGCTTCGTGGAACTGGATGACTTGTTGGACCTGCTCAGTCGAAAGTTTGGTGTTCCAGGAGTGAACCTTTACCAACGCAACATTGGAAAAAATGTGCTTCACCTGCTGCCCATCGAGAAAATGGTTGCCAAGCGGGTTCTGCCTGTATCGCTGGATGGCCAGAACCTGGTCCTGGCGATGGTTAATCCGCAGGATTTTGCCACCATTAGCGAACTTGAGTTTTCCCTGGGAAAAAAAATCAGGCCGGTGGTGATGCCGGCTTTCATGCTGGATAGCGCCATTCGCAGTGTCAGCGCTAACCCGGACGGCGATCTGCAAGGGGCTGTGCTGGCAGAGCTGGTAGAAATGGAGAAGAGCGAAAAGTCTCCCCGATTGATGCCCCTTTTGCGTTACCTGAAAAAGACCGGCGCCAACGATATGATCTTCACGGTCGGTTCTCCGCCATCCATCAAGGTTGCCAACTCACTGAAACGAATGGCGATTCCTCCACTTACTCCCGAGGATTGCATCGGTTATGTTCGGGAAATGCTTTCCGATGAGGGCTGGCATGAATTTCAAAAGAAGACCGACCACGAATTCACGATCACTTCAAAGGAACTGGGGCGATTCAGGGCGGCGCTTTATCGTCAGCGGAATTCCGTGGCCATCGCCTTAAGGCCGATTTTGGACGATATGCCGCCATTGTCCGAGTTGAACCTGCCGGAATGGATCGCCAAATTCGCCCTGCGCTCCCAAGGGCTGATTCTGGTTTCCAGCCCGGCAGGCCATGGCAAGACCACCACGCTCTCCGCCTTGGTGGATATCATCAACAGCCGTCGGGGGTGCAATATCATTACCATGGAAGATCCGGTGGAGTTTTTGCACAAACATAAAAAAAGCAATATCAGCCAGCGTGAAGTGGGCCGGGATGTGCCTTCCTTCGGTCAGGGTATGCGTCATATGCTGCGCCATTCACCGGACGTGATCGTTGTTGGCGAGATGCGTGACAGAGAAACCTTCCGGATCGCCCTGCAGGCGGCCAATTCAGGTCATCTGGTCCTTTCCACCGTTCATTCGGACAACTCCACTTCCATCATCGAGCGGGTCGTCAACATGTTTGAGCCCTTTGAACAGAATTTGATCCGCATGACTCTGGCGGAGTCCCTTTTAATCTCGATCGCTCAGCGACTGGTGACCCGCAAGGATGGCAATGGCCGGATGCTGGCCCTGGAATATTTTGTCAACAGCCACCGCATGAAAGGATTTATCCGCGAGGGCAAGACCCATCAGGTGAGAACCCAGATGCAGACCGGCAGCGACGATTTTTCCAGCATCGACATTTCCCTGGCCAAACTGGTCAAGCAGGGGCTGAT